The genomic interval aaaaagcgctgtttataataattgtttatcgaaactaaataaattacaaatctaATTGAgatattatcgttatttagaaaattataatataattataaaaataatatggaatTTAACTGTCTTATTTTGCATTGCTAATTAAGACGAGAAATTAATACCGATAAGATTGCATATAATCGGAATATGtcatttaaattcgaaactcACAAAGTTATACAACTAACAAACTCGCAAAGTTCGCACAACTTATAATAACCGAGtgcaataattgaaaatgaaatatgaggaatttgtaattataatcgcGATATTCGATTTAAACGTTTAacgcatatatttatatttataatagtaaaCACTTAATTCTGTATGAAGATTtatggtttaaaaaaaaaaaaaatgttttgttattacaatttcttatcgcgtaaaattaaaattgaatataacaaGGCGAATAAttcacataaatatttaacagtaaatttttaaattatcaattatcaaattcttttaatttctttacttttaaattcagattcaaaattttaatttaaatttaaaaattaaatgagaatatttaattatcatatttttatatatatttttatataataacagatttttgtatgaaatgataatagattttttttctctttttaataaaaaacaatagcgttgatcaaatatttttggataaaaaaaagaaaataaatatcaaattaaaatatcatttcacgATCATtgtaaacttaaaaatttcttccaattatcgtattacataaataaaaaacattgaaacgtgttttttttttcattttttatttctaaaaaaaaaaattgaaaattaataacacaaTCGCACTCTGCATAActgagatatttattaattcgtaacattttcatattttgtaggattaatttctagaatttttttatcaacgcatttttataagaaaatataaaattataaggacgtaaaaaggaaaaaaaaaaaatgttatccaGAACAAAAACATCGTCGAATAAATCGATTCAAGATGAAATTCATTCTGATCATTCGAAAGAGGCTTCGataattacgaaaaaattaatacatactACGTTCGCTTCTATCGAAAATTGTCAAATGCATAAAAACAGCGTGTGCGAAATGGAGAAgaatgatttaaaagaaacgagaaaacaGGAAAAAATGCAACTggagaatgaaatttcaaaacttcTGAAACCAGAATGTACCAAGCTTGATatcatcgatttaaaaaatatcgaatcaaaAGTGGAAAATGTCGAAACAAAAGATAACAAATCTAAAAGTTCAAGTAGTATTGTTTTAAATGAAGTCAACGTTACGCAGTACAAAATGATTCCTATTAATAAAGTAAGTAACATGAATCGATACgcttacaatataattattttcactttttttttttttttattttataatcatattttttcatattattttatatatacatatcgataaaaataaaaattaataaaaatgatacgattccaatattaagaaaaattattatttacaatggaAGTTATGAACATTATAGCATATGATATCGTGAAAGATATCTTGATCATCGATATCCTAATCATAGTGTTATCcatcgtattatatattatccgaTAGTGATATTtgcttagaaatattaatcagcAATTTTACATGATATTTCGATATCACTGTTGGTTAGTAAGTACCAATTCTGTTATTGCTACTCATCAACCTAAtgcacaaaaataaaaataatacgtattaaaaaaaaaaaaatcgatatcatTCATGTATCGTGTCTTTTGTATTCAATCAAGTATCAAGCGATGATTTCGTTCATTTTGCATCTTTCATCAAAATCGTCatgttgttttttatttattcgcaaaTCTTGTTCGTTgacaatacaaaaaatttagttattcaaaagatgtaaaataaaattaatttttttctttcttccaatgcatgtttttctttgcaaattaattctaattttcatagaaaatttataatgaaaagaaaattacaatcCATATTGATTAatccgaaaaataaaatattattattatttatttatgattgaaatattctgtgaatttataatatacttgtaatatacttgtatttttttttctttttatctattgtgaaaatttaacttcttattataatttttgatttacaggttatgcatttaaaatacgtggcaattaaaatataatttatataaatatttatgtaaataactgacaaaagtaaataatgaaatattttcaggaTACTCAAGAACTTTCAAATGTTGCTGTTCCTCGAAAATATCCTCCTCTTTCTACGCCAGTTTTAAATGAACGCCCACTTGTTTTAACAACGCATCTTGTGCCTTCGTTACCTATTAATTTGTTCGAAGTGTTTGTAGAAGCAATCGAAGTTGCTACTGAGAAACCAGTGGTACTATTGTATGAACCTAGAAGCGATAGACCAATCGCAAAAGAGATTGCGGATATTGgtacgttattattattgttgtattaTTTGACTGTCAATTTatacgatgaaaaataaataataatgttgatctatcttgaataatttcttttatatatgatcATAGAACGAGATATATCTATGCTTACTGTGACTTACTTGTTTTACAAGTatgataattaacatttttttcagctATTTTACCAGCAAATAGAGAATGGGAAGATGGTAAGCTTTTACCTGTCAGTTTCTCTTTCGAACATCAtcttaataaagataattcatCGTGTGTTTATGCTGATGTTATTGTTGCTTCGGATCGTGCACAACATGTAcaagtataatatatgataaaaaaatttaaatatgcgttataattaaaaatataaacatattgatttgagaatttttcctATAGGACATAATAGATTTTCGAGGTCATAGATGTTCTCTTCCAGATCGGAAAAAGAACACCGGGGCAGCaacattgttatttaattacttatatacCAAGGGTGAAAATCCAGCCTTTTTCGGAAATATTCTTGGTTTGTatgttacaataaaattatatttttttattttcaatgcattataataatgttaattaaattataaatttaatttttagatgcTGATACACAAGTTGCTACTTTACAAATGGTTGCAGGTAAACAAGcagaaattggaattttagaaTCTCCTGTCATTAAGTGTCATAAAAACACATTACCAGGAATTGATTCTCTTCATATTTTAACGAGTTTAGGACCTTTACCACCTTACCGCATTATGGTACGGAAAACATTTTCAGGTATACAAAGACAAAcaataactataaaatattcttatattcctGTGTTTTTAGTCTTTTTTCTAAagctaatattaatttaatttccattccaTATTTGCAGATAtccttgcaaaaaaaattacaacttatttgttaaatttaaatcaagacAAAAAGTGGATAGATAGATTTGCTCCTTTTGGTGTTACTggatttactaaaaattttgaaaaattatataattttgatggcATAAAATCTGTAATTACAAGTGTACCATACtactaaaaatcatattattcttgatatatcaattatagatATACGCAAAACTAtacataaatcatttaatatttttacatttttttacattttttatttttcatgcattgaaagtttaataaatagatatgatattcaaataatgatttttttatatgtacaaattagtttaaaattcttttttcatgagAAAATTctcacatattatattatatagacaaTGATTTACGAATATCAATAACAgctaaaaatttacaagatatataattcaaattaaataattaatttataatactgaGATCACCAAAAATCTGGAGGAAGTTGACCATCAGGAGCAGGTATTGAGCCTTTACTTAAACTATTTCGCAAAAATTCATCTAATCGTACCAATGGACCACTGCCAATACATCCTACATTTTTCATACGTGGATAATATTCTtccgataataaaattaagagttTATGGAATTGTTTTGGATAAGCAGTCCATAATGTATTTCCAGCAACTTCAAGCATATCCAATAAAAGAGTCGCACATATATCTGATACTTCTTTTCGTggttctgaaataaaaatataacaaaaaataaattacaaaaaattcagtatattatattatttttctaaatatttatattaccaatatttaaaatagcagCCAACCATCGCCATGCATTTTGAAGTCCATGTGGATTAGTTTTAGTAATTCCTTTTCTTTGAATCGTGATAGTAATAGAAGCATATAATCTCATCAAACCAGAcattctctttaaaaatttatcatgctTCTCAATTGTACCATCTTCGTCATATTTGTAACccattaatttgtaataatcttCATTCGATTGTCCTACCATTTTTGGCATAAAAATAGGAACCGTAAACGGACAAACATTATGAAAATGAGATAAAAGTAGATCACCAAAATCAGAATGATCATTCCAAAGGGCTACAATTATAGCAGCAATAGGAAATGCCATCTTTGGTTTACTCGAAACAAGTGTTTCACCttgattctaaaataaattatacattggatatgtattaaattttataatataataaattaaatataaaattattacatacaaCTATCTTTTtagctaaaatatttttacaaaaggcTGCACCCTGCGGATATTGATTAACATCCGGCCAAGATTTTCCCATaagcaaattatataatctttcatatttatctttcaGATGTTGTTGATTAATACCCGATATTGCATTTACGGGtatatttattgctttttGGCAttcaaatctaaattttttcgtaGCTGCAGATAGTAAAAATTCATCGAGCATTTTTacatgattttcaaaaaatttttgactATTCATGTATGTTTCTAACAAATCTTTATCAACATATTCATATAAgtgatctaaaaataaaaacgaatataaaataaaaacaaaaattagttatgtaaaaaattgtttcaccTTTATCTAATTcagtttttgatatattttcttctatattagCAGTTGATGATgttatttgtgaaatatctgaagatatattatctgtttgtaaatttctttgcTTTTCTTCATCTccatattcttgaaaattattattttctgaattattagcagtattttgaattatttgttcTGAAATAACTGTTTCAGAAATTGTTTGATTATTCTTAAGTTCTTGACTTTCTGAAACTGGTAATTGAGTATGAGAATGTACTGTATTTTCTGTTCCAACTAAATTTCTTTCGCATTGAACATTTATTCTATCtataaaacagaataaaaaatatgaggaATTATATCtacatagaatttttatttatatagaatagaaaaaaagtgaaatataatatatagaatatcctTACCTATCTCCGATTTAAACATGCCATGCATTTCATCAATTTGATGAATTAGatttactataatattcaaatcaaCAGATGTTATATCAcctatctataaataatgtatatatatatatatatatatatatatatatatatatatatatatgtatatattaatatatagaaatatttaaaaatatttaaaatattatatcatctaaaaaaattctttttgtttatttcttaccttaattttttcatctacAACTTTCATTTGAAGAtgtaattcttctaattttacgGCATAAGAAGATGATAgcgtaaaagaatttttatctttaaaattttcagaaagttCTATAATgtcatgatattttttaacgtacatatttcttaaaatcattatttttttggtcaattcttctttttctttta from Apis mellifera strain DH4 linkage group LG8, Amel_HAv3.1, whole genome shotgun sequence carries:
- the LOC100576760 gene encoding uncharacterized protein LOC100576760 isoform X1, which gives rise to MLSRTKTSSNKSIQDEIHSDHSKEASIITKKLIHTTFASIENCQMHKNSVCEMEKNDLKETRKQEKMQLENEISKLLKPECTKLDIIDLKNIESKVENVETKDNKSKSSSSIVLNEVNVTQYKMIPINKDTQELSNVAVPRKYPPLSTPVLNERPLVLTTHLVPSLPINLFEVFVEAIEVATEKPVVLLYEPRSDRPIAKEIADIAILPANREWEDGKLLPVSFSFEHHLNKDNSSCVYADVIVASDRAQHVQDIIDFRGHRCSLPDRKKNTGAATLLFNYLYTKGENPAFFGNILDADTQVATLQMVAGKQAEIGILESPVIKCHKNTLPGIDSLHILTSLGPLPPYRIMVRKTFSDILAKKITTYLLNLNQDKKWIDRFAPFGVTGFTKNFEKLYNFDGIKSVITSVPYY
- the LOC100576760 gene encoding uncharacterized protein LOC100576760 isoform X2, producing MLSRTKTSSNKSIQDEIHSDHSKEASIITKKLIHTTFASIENCQMHKNSVCEMEKNDLKETRKQEKMQLENEISKLLKPECTKLDIIDLKNIESKVENVETKDNKSKSSSSIVLNEVNVTQYKMIPINKDTQELSNVAVPRKYPPLSTPVLNERPLVLTTHLVPSLPINLFEVFVEAIEVATEKPVVLLYEPRSDRPIAKEIADIAILPANREWEDGKLLPVSFSFEHHLNKDNSSCVYADVIVASDRAQHDIIDFRGHRCSLPDRKKNTGAATLLFNYLYTKGENPAFFGNILDADTQVATLQMVAGKQAEIGILESPVIKCHKNTLPGIDSLHILTSLGPLPPYRIMVRKTFSDILAKKITTYLLNLNQDKKWIDRFAPFGVTGFTKNFEKLYNFDGIKSVITSVPYY
- the LOC412950 gene encoding nucleoporin GLE1 isoform X1, with product MPHFVSTKDEIVQNMDDINSNFASLKVSVLKKASRISGEVDRITIGPNSITNENENKKSENIENEQNSCNITIPKKSIHSQNNGITFSVKKILLESEYQRKEEVQKEIERHWQHMKENGKVIQEHIAVSRSHMARERERRNKENYAYILAEERMAEQEEIRRRHERQKEVEEYRKEIKEKEELTKKIMILRNMYVKKYHDIIELSENFKDKNSFTLSSSYAVKLEELHLQMKVVDEKIKIGDITSVDLNIIVNLIHQIDEMHGMFKSEIDRINVQCERNLVGTENTVHSHTQLPVSESQELKNNQTISETVISEQIIQNTANNSENNNFQEYGDEEKQRNLQTDNISSDISQITSSTANIEENISKTELDKDHLYEYVDKDLLETYMNSQKFFENHVKMLDEFLLSAATKKFRFECQKAINIPVNAISGINQQHLKDKYERLYNLLMGKSWPDVNQYPQGAAFCKNILAKKIVNQGETLVSSKPKMAFPIAAIIVALWNDHSDFGDLLLSHFHNVCPFTVPIFMPKMVGQSNEDYYKLMGYKYDEDGTIEKHDKFLKRMSGLMRLYASITITIQRKGITKTNPHGLQNAWRWLAAILNIEPRKEVSDICATLLLDMLEVAGNTLWTAYPKQFHKLLILLSEEYYPRMKNVGCIGSGPLVRLDEFLRNSLSKGSIPAPDGQLPPDFW
- the LOC412950 gene encoding nucleoporin GLE1 isoform X2, with the protein product MKENGKVIQEHIAVSRSHMARERERRNKENYAYILAEERMAEQEEIRRRHERQKEVEEYRKEIKEKEELTKKIMILRNMYVKKYHDIIELSENFKDKNSFTLSSSYAVKLEELHLQMKVVDEKIKIGDITSVDLNIIVNLIHQIDEMHGMFKSEIDRINVQCERNLVGTENTVHSHTQLPVSESQELKNNQTISETVISEQIIQNTANNSENNNFQEYGDEEKQRNLQTDNISSDISQITSSTANIEENISKTELDKDHLYEYVDKDLLETYMNSQKFFENHVKMLDEFLLSAATKKFRFECQKAINIPVNAISGINQQHLKDKYERLYNLLMGKSWPDVNQYPQGAAFCKNILAKKIVNQGETLVSSKPKMAFPIAAIIVALWNDHSDFGDLLLSHFHNVCPFTVPIFMPKMVGQSNEDYYKLMGYKYDEDGTIEKHDKFLKRMSGLMRLYASITITIQRKGITKTNPHGLQNAWRWLAAILNIEPRKEVSDICATLLLDMLEVAGNTLWTAYPKQFHKLLILLSEEYYPRMKNVGCIGSGPLVRLDEFLRNSLSKGSIPAPDGQLPPDFW